A genome region from Mesorhizobium sp. B2-1-8 includes the following:
- a CDS encoding HPr kinase/phosphorylase: MDCDVRPENVHATALLIGERGIFITGSSGSGKTTLALTLIGHCMRRGLFSRLVGDDQLFVEAHAGRLVCRAPATIEGLAEVPGLGPRPLPFEPACVVDLHVRLLPAAEIARFQEDVRDDLAGCTVACIDLGERNVAVALPAVMARLSIAPFL, from the coding sequence ATGGATTGCGACGTGCGGCCTGAGAACGTTCACGCCACGGCACTGCTGATCGGCGAGCGCGGCATCTTCATCACCGGGTCGTCCGGGTCGGGCAAGACGACGCTGGCGCTGACGCTGATCGGCCATTGCATGCGGCGCGGATTGTTCTCGCGGCTCGTCGGCGACGATCAGCTCTTCGTCGAAGCCCATGCGGGGCGGCTGGTGTGCCGTGCGCCCGCCACCATCGAGGGCCTGGCCGAAGTACCGGGACTTGGGCCACGGCCTCTGCCGTTCGAGCCGGCCTGCGTCGTCGACCTGCATGTGCGGCTGTTGCCGGCCGCCGAAATCGCACGCTTCCAGGAGGACGTCCGCGACGACCTCGCCGGCTGCACGGTGGCGTGCATCGATCTGGGCGAGCGCAATGTCGCGGTTGCCTTGCCCGCCGTGATGGCGCGGCTATCGATCGCGCCTTTTCTATGA
- the ahcY gene encoding adenosylhomocysteinase, with protein sequence MTGSKDYVVADISLAGWGRKELDIAETEMPGLMACREEFGAKQPLKGARITGSLHMTIQTAVLIETLKVLGADIRWASCNIFSTQDHAAAAIAEAGIPVFAVKGESLEQYWDYTDRIFQWADGGLSNMILDDGGDATMYILIGARAEAGEDVLSNPQSEEEEYFYAQVKKRLKASPGFFTKQKAAIRGVTEETTTGVNRLYQLQKKGLLPFPAINVNDSVTKSKFDNKYGCKESLVDGIRRGTDTMMAGKVAVVCGYGDVGKGSSASLKGAGARVKVTEVDPICALQAAMDGFEVVTLEDAAPTADIVITTTGNKDVVTLDHMRSMKDMVIVGNIGHFDNEIQVASLRNLKWTNVKPQVDMITFPDGKRMILLSEGRLLNLGNATGHPSFVMSASFTNQVLAQIELFTKGEQYQNQVYVLPKHLDEKVARLHLDKLGARLTELSGEQAAYIGVTPQGPFKPEHYRY encoded by the coding sequence ATGACGGGTAGCAAGGACTATGTGGTCGCCGACATCTCGCTTGCCGGCTGGGGCCGCAAGGAACTCGATATCGCCGAAACCGAAATGCCGGGCCTGATGGCCTGCCGCGAGGAATTCGGCGCCAAGCAGCCGCTCAAGGGCGCGCGCATCACCGGTTCACTGCACATGACCATCCAGACAGCGGTGCTGATCGAGACGCTGAAGGTGCTCGGCGCCGACATCCGCTGGGCGTCCTGCAACATCTTCTCGACCCAGGACCACGCCGCCGCGGCCATCGCCGAGGCCGGCATTCCGGTCTTCGCCGTCAAGGGCGAGAGCCTCGAGCAGTACTGGGACTACACCGACAGGATCTTCCAGTGGGCCGACGGCGGCCTCTCCAACATGATCCTCGATGATGGCGGCGACGCCACCATGTACATCCTGATCGGCGCCCGTGCCGAGGCCGGCGAGGACGTGCTGTCCAATCCGCAGAGCGAGGAAGAGGAATACTTCTATGCCCAGGTGAAAAAGCGCCTGAAGGCTTCGCCGGGCTTCTTCACCAAGCAGAAGGCGGCGATCCGCGGCGTCACCGAAGAGACGACGACCGGCGTCAACCGGCTCTACCAGTTGCAGAAGAAGGGCCTGCTGCCCTTCCCGGCCATCAACGTCAACGACTCGGTCACCAAGTCGAAGTTCGACAACAAATATGGCTGCAAGGAATCGCTGGTCGACGGCATCCGCCGCGGCACCGACACGATGATGGCCGGCAAGGTCGCGGTCGTCTGCGGCTATGGCGACGTCGGCAAGGGCTCGTCGGCCTCGCTCAAGGGCGCGGGCGCCCGCGTCAAGGTCACCGAGGTCGATCCGATCTGCGCGCTGCAGGCGGCGATGGACGGCTTTGAAGTGGTCACGCTGGAAGATGCGGCACCGACCGCCGACATCGTCATCACCACCACCGGCAACAAGGATGTCGTCACCCTCGACCATATGCGCTCGATGAAGGACATGGTGATCGTCGGCAACATCGGCCATTTCGACAACGAGATCCAGGTCGCATCGCTGCGCAATCTGAAGTGGACCAATGTTAAGCCGCAGGTTGACATGATCACCTTCCCCGACGGCAAGCGGATGATCCTCCTGTCGGAGGGCCGCCTGCTCAATCTCGGCAACGCCACCGGCCATCCGAGCTTCGTCATGTCGGCGTCCTTCACCAACCAGGTGCTGGCGCAGATCGAGCTGTTCACCAAGGGTGAGCAGTACCAGAACCAGGTCTATGTGCTGCCCAAGCATCTCGACGAGAAGGTGGCGCGCCTGCATCTCGACAAGCTCGGCGCCCGCCTGACCGAGCTATCGGGCGAGCAGGCCGCCTATATCGGCGTCACGCCGCAGGGCCCGTTCAAGCCGGAACACTACCGCTATTAA
- a CDS encoding sensor histidine kinase — MPGENPLHAGQAVSGGHDDSVTRGSAAWRGRRSWRGRAGLLLAGSTLAGPLLGGAARAQGADAAAASLSVSTIEVMQLAVFAGVMGAAFLSAIFLIRERARTSAENVDLRSRIADVNAALRRSEALLNLRDQRVVIWASENKKPELIGTLPVESGAPEERAAFLAFGRWLMPRSAAALEHAVAGLREKAKPFDLVIESQAGAPLEVHGRKSAAHILVRFVSLSETQRSQARLKIDNQRLAADHETMIGLIEALKMPAWLRDEHGRLKWVNRAYADAVEAESAEAAVRDAKEFLGGQARDAIATQHKTHPVFEQSLSTVIEGDRRVFAVTDFAGADGSAGLACDTSAIEAIRGEYERTVRSHADTLDQLNTAVAIFDTDEKLRFFNQAFQKLWGLDPGFLHSAPDNALLLDRLRSEGKIAEQPEWRRWKEGLLGAYRAVESQEHWWHLPDGKTIRVVANPQPKGGVTWVFENLTEKMDLESRYRTAVRVQGETLDNLAEGVAVFGPDGRLRLSNPAFATLWGLDKEAAKPNVHVSAIRELSERQAVESPWPGFVAAITGFDDERRDRHGQTELNNGTVLRYAVIPLPNGQVMMTFVDVTDSVHVERALKDRNEALEKSDQLKNEFVQHVSYELRSPLTNIIGFTELLSLPATGPLTQKQREYVEHVGSSSSVLLTIVNDILDLATVDAGIMQLDISEVHVDRTIAAAAELVADRLEEHSIRLAVDAAAAPKTFHGDETRIRQILYNLLSNAANYAPEASTIRLACRQLADGVEFSVHDDGPGMPPDVLDSVFRRFEPRANGGRRRGAGLGLSIVKSFVELHGGAVRIETGRDKGTTVICTFPDMPGIRAAAE, encoded by the coding sequence ATGCCGGGGGAAAACCCGCTTCACGCGGGACAGGCCGTTTCCGGCGGCCACGACGATTCGGTGACCAGAGGCTCCGCGGCATGGCGCGGGCGCCGTTCGTGGCGTGGCCGCGCGGGGCTGCTGCTTGCCGGCTCCACGCTTGCCGGTCCGTTGCTTGGCGGCGCCGCACGCGCCCAAGGCGCCGATGCGGCCGCAGCCAGCCTTTCGGTCAGCACGATCGAGGTCATGCAGCTTGCCGTCTTTGCCGGGGTGATGGGAGCGGCATTCCTGTCGGCCATCTTTCTCATTCGCGAACGGGCACGCACGTCGGCGGAGAATGTCGACCTGAGAAGCCGTATTGCCGACGTCAACGCGGCGCTGCGCCGCTCGGAGGCGCTGCTCAATCTGCGCGACCAGCGTGTGGTCATCTGGGCCTCGGAAAACAAGAAGCCCGAACTGATCGGCACATTGCCGGTCGAAAGCGGCGCACCCGAGGAGCGGGCGGCATTCCTGGCCTTCGGCCGCTGGCTGATGCCGCGTTCGGCGGCAGCACTCGAACATGCCGTCGCCGGGTTGCGCGAAAAGGCCAAGCCCTTCGACCTCGTCATCGAATCCCAGGCTGGTGCCCCGCTCGAAGTGCATGGCCGCAAGAGTGCCGCGCATATCCTGGTGCGGTTTGTTTCGCTTTCCGAAACGCAGCGCAGCCAGGCGCGACTGAAAATCGACAACCAGCGGCTGGCCGCCGACCATGAGACGATGATCGGCCTGATCGAGGCGCTGAAGATGCCGGCGTGGCTGCGTGACGAGCATGGCCGCCTCAAATGGGTCAACCGGGCCTATGCCGATGCGGTCGAAGCCGAGAGCGCGGAAGCTGCCGTGCGGGACGCCAAGGAGTTCCTCGGCGGCCAGGCGCGCGACGCCATCGCCACGCAACACAAAACGCATCCGGTGTTCGAGCAATCGCTTTCGACGGTAATCGAAGGCGACCGCCGCGTGTTCGCGGTGACCGACTTTGCCGGCGCCGACGGTTCGGCCGGCCTTGCCTGCGACACCAGCGCCATCGAGGCCATCCGTGGCGAATATGAGCGGACCGTGCGCAGCCACGCCGATACGCTCGACCAGCTCAACACCGCGGTCGCCATCTTCGACACCGACGAGAAACTGCGCTTCTTCAACCAGGCCTTCCAGAAACTCTGGGGCCTCGACCCGGGCTTCCTGCACAGCGCGCCCGACAATGCTCTTTTGCTCGACCGGCTGCGCAGCGAGGGCAAGATCGCCGAACAGCCGGAATGGCGCCGCTGGAAGGAAGGCCTGCTCGGCGCCTACCGTGCGGTCGAATCTCAGGAACACTGGTGGCACCTGCCCGACGGCAAGACGATCCGTGTCGTCGCCAATCCGCAACCCAAGGGCGGCGTCACCTGGGTGTTCGAGAACCTGACCGAGAAGATGGATCTCGAAAGCCGCTACCGCACCGCGGTCCGGGTCCAGGGCGAAACGCTCGACAATCTCGCCGAAGGCGTCGCGGTGTTCGGCCCCGATGGCCGGCTGCGGCTGTCGAACCCGGCCTTTGCCACGCTGTGGGGACTGGACAAGGAAGCCGCCAAGCCCAACGTGCACGTATCGGCCATACGCGAGCTCTCCGAACGGCAAGCGGTCGAGAGCCCCTGGCCCGGCTTCGTCGCCGCCATCACCGGCTTCGACGACGAGCGCCGCGACCGCCACGGCCAGACCGAGCTCAACAACGGCACCGTACTACGATACGCCGTGATCCCGCTGCCCAACGGGCAAGTGATGATGACCTTCGTCGATGTCACCGACAGCGTCCACGTCGAACGCGCGCTCAAGGACAGGAACGAGGCGCTCGAAAAATCAGATCAGCTCAAGAACGAATTCGTCCAGCATGTGTCCTACGAACTGCGTTCGCCGCTGACCAACATCATCGGCTTCACAGAGCTGCTGTCGCTGCCGGCGACCGGACCGTTGACGCAGAAGCAGCGCGAATATGTCGAGCATGTCGGCTCGTCCTCATCGGTGCTGCTGACCATCGTCAACGACATACTCGACCTGGCGACGGTCGATGCCGGCATCATGCAGCTCGACATTTCCGAAGTGCATGTCGATCGCACCATCGCGGCCGCCGCCGAGCTTGTCGCCGACCGGCTGGAGGAGCATTCGATCCGGCTTGCGGTCGACGCCGCCGCAGCGCCGAAGACGTTTCATGGCGATGAAACCCGCATCCGCCAGATCCTCTACAATCTGCTGAGCAACGCCGCCAATTACGCGCCGGAGGCCAGCACCATCCGGCTGGCCTGCCGCCAGCTGGCGGACGGGGTCGAGTTCTCGGTTCATGACGATGGCCCTGGCATGCCGCCCGACGTGCTCGATTCGGTGTTCCGCCGCTTCGAGCCGCGCGCCAATGGCGGCCGCCGGCGCGGCGCTGGCCTCGGCCTGTCGATCGTCAAGAGCTTTGTCGAACTGCATGGCGGCGCCGTTCGCATCGAAACCGGCAGGGACAAGGGCACGACCGTCATCTGCACCTTTCCCGACATGCCGGGTATCCGCGCAGCGGCCGAGTAG
- a CDS encoding HPr family phosphocarrier protein, whose translation MNAISPEKDQIVREFPIVNQRGLHARASAKFVQLASGFNASVHVEKDGVRVGGTSIMGLMMLAASPGYSIRVTASGPEALEVMDALEQLVASRFGEEC comes from the coding sequence ATGAACGCGATATCCCCGGAAAAAGACCAGATCGTCCGGGAGTTTCCGATCGTCAACCAGCGCGGGCTGCATGCGCGCGCTTCGGCGAAGTTCGTCCAGCTTGCCAGCGGCTTCAACGCTTCAGTCCATGTCGAGAAGGACGGCGTCAGGGTCGGCGGCACCTCGATCATGGGCCTGATGATGCTGGCCGCCAGCCCGGGATACTCGATCCGCGTCACCGCCAGCGGCCCGGAGGCGCTCGAGGTCATGGATGCGCTGGAGCAGCTTGTCGCCTCCCGTTTCGGCGAAGAGTGCTGA
- a CDS encoding phosphoenolpyruvate carboxykinase, producing the protein MSEVGKRNPACAIDRVGLKTSGVVRYNFGAAALYEEAIRRGEARLTAHGALVAETGQHTGRSPKDKFVVRDGATEPQVWWDNNKAISPTQFDTLLADFQAHAADRDLYVQDLVGGADAELKLPTRVITEFAWHSLFIRNLLIRPDAAELEQFVPGMTIIDLPSFRADPARHGSRTETVIAVDLTRKIVLIGGTSYAGEMKKSVFTMLNYLLPEKGVMPMHCSANEGPAGDAAIFFGLSGTGKTTLSADPSRTLIGDDEHGWGPHGIFNFEGGCYAKTIKLSAEAEPEIFATTQRFGTVLENVVLDAYAVPDFNDGRLTENTRCAYPLDFIPNASKTGRASHPKNIIMLTADAFGVMPPIARLTPAQAMYHFLSGYTAKVAGTEKGVTEPEATFSTCFGAPFMPRHPSEYGNLLRELIARHGADCWLVNTGWTGGAHGTGRRMPIKATRALLAAALDGSLKTARFRTDANFGFEVPEAVPGVDSAILDPRSTWIDKAAYDLQAARLVGMFAVNFEKFEPHVDATVMGAAPHMQVAAE; encoded by the coding sequence ATGTCGGAAGTCGGCAAACGCAATCCTGCCTGCGCGATCGATCGTGTCGGTCTGAAAACCTCCGGCGTGGTGCGCTATAATTTCGGTGCGGCTGCCCTCTACGAGGAAGCGATCCGGCGCGGTGAAGCCCGGCTGACCGCGCATGGCGCGCTTGTCGCCGAGACCGGACAGCACACCGGTCGCTCGCCCAAGGACAAGTTCGTCGTTCGCGACGGTGCCACCGAACCGCAAGTCTGGTGGGATAACAACAAGGCGATCTCGCCGACCCAATTCGACACTCTGCTCGCCGATTTCCAGGCCCACGCCGCGGACAGGGATCTCTATGTGCAAGATCTGGTCGGCGGCGCCGACGCGGAGCTCAAGCTGCCCACCAGGGTGATCACCGAATTTGCCTGGCACTCGCTGTTCATCCGCAACCTGCTCATCCGTCCCGACGCGGCCGAACTCGAACAGTTCGTGCCCGGGATGACCATCATCGACCTGCCGTCCTTCCGTGCCGATCCCGCCCGCCATGGCAGCCGCACCGAGACGGTGATCGCCGTCGACCTGACACGCAAGATCGTGCTGATCGGCGGCACCTCCTATGCCGGCGAGATGAAGAAGTCGGTGTTCACCATGCTCAACTACCTCCTGCCGGAGAAGGGCGTGATGCCGATGCACTGCTCGGCCAATGAGGGACCGGCCGGCGATGCCGCCATCTTCTTCGGCCTGTCGGGCACCGGCAAGACCACGCTGTCGGCCGATCCGTCGCGCACCTTGATCGGCGACGACGAGCATGGCTGGGGTCCGCACGGCATCTTCAATTTCGAAGGCGGCTGCTACGCCAAGACCATCAAGCTGTCGGCGGAAGCCGAGCCGGAGATCTTCGCCACCACGCAGCGCTTCGGCACCGTGTTGGAAAACGTCGTGCTCGACGCCTATGCCGTGCCGGATTTCAATGACGGTCGGCTCACCGAAAACACACGCTGCGCCTATCCGCTCGACTTCATCCCCAATGCCTCGAAGACCGGGCGCGCCAGTCACCCGAAAAACATCATCATGCTGACCGCCGACGCTTTCGGCGTGATGCCGCCGATCGCGCGGCTGACGCCGGCGCAGGCGATGTATCATTTCCTCTCCGGCTACACGGCCAAGGTGGCCGGAACCGAAAAGGGCGTGACCGAGCCCGAGGCGACCTTCTCGACCTGCTTCGGCGCACCGTTCATGCCGCGCCATCCGTCGGAATACGGCAATCTTCTGCGCGAGCTGATCGCCCGCCACGGCGCCGATTGCTGGCTGGTCAACACCGGCTGGACCGGCGGCGCCCATGGCACCGGCAGGCGCATGCCGATCAAGGCGACGCGCGCCTTGCTCGCCGCCGCCCTCGACGGTTCGCTGAAGACGGCCAGGTTCCGCACCGACGCCAATTTCGGCTTCGAGGTGCCGGAGGCCGTGCCTGGCGTCGACAGCGCCATTCTCGATCCGCGCTCCACCTGGATCGACAAGGCTGCCTATGACCTGCAGGCGGCAAGGCTGGTAGGCATGTTCGCCGTCAATTTCGAGAAATTCGAACCGCATGTCGATGCAACCGTCATGGGCGCGGCGCCCCACATGCAGGTAGCGGCGGAGTAA
- a CDS encoding PTS sugar transporter subunit IIA: MIGLVLVTHGQLATEFRHAVEHVVGPQDNFETVAIGADDDMEQRRRDIVDAVARVDTGAGVIVLTDMFGGTPSNLAISVMESGRTEVIAGMNLPMLIKLSSIRKGDNMAAALDEAQAAGRKYINVASQLLSSK, encoded by the coding sequence ATGATCGGACTCGTGCTTGTAACGCACGGTCAACTGGCCACCGAGTTCAGACATGCCGTCGAACATGTCGTCGGGCCACAAGACAATTTCGAAACCGTGGCGATCGGTGCCGACGACGATATGGAGCAGCGTCGCCGCGACATCGTCGACGCGGTCGCCCGTGTCGATACGGGAGCAGGTGTGATCGTGTTGACCGACATGTTCGGCGGCACGCCATCCAACCTTGCAATCTCGGTGATGGAGTCCGGCCGAACCGAAGTGATCGCCGGCATGAACCTGCCGATGCTGATCAAGCTGTCGTCGATCCGCAAGGGCGACAACATGGCGGCGGCGCTCGATGAAGCGCAGGCCGCGGGCCGCAAATACATCAACGTCGCCAGCCAGCTTTTGAGCAGTAAATGA
- a CDS encoding stimulus-sensing domain-containing protein, which yields MAVEAQRSRSTGAARRPSRIMPSFVSKITVPMRRFLGHHIFSSLTRRILFLNLAGLAVLVTGILYLNTFRDGLIDARVESLMTQGEIIAGAIAASATVETDSISIDPEKLLELQAGESLGPGSDQLDNLDFPINPERVAPVLRRLISPTRTRARIYDRDANLLLDSRHLYSRGQILRYDLPPVEEEEPDLVERIQKFIFDFFRNTDLPVYHEQPGGNGAAFPEVVKALTGSPSTIVRVSEQGEQIVSVAVPIQRFRAVLGVLMLSTEGGDIDKIVAAERKAILRVFGIAALVTAILSMLLASTIANPLRRLSAAAVRVRRGVKSREEIPDFSDRQDEIGNLSVAVRDMTNALYARIEAIESFAADVSHELKNPLTSLRSAVETLPLAKNDTSRARLMEIIQHDVKRLDRLITDISDASRLDAELAREDAGTVDLKKFVTDLVAVSRETTRNKKAVEIELKIAKLPQGAKGYVVVGHDLRIGQVITNLIENARSFVPEDHGHISLSLGRAGKFNILTIDDNGPGIRADNIDRIFERFYTDRPAGEAFGQNSGLGLSISRQIVEAHGGTLTAENIPGTKPGEIKGARFVVTLPAEG from the coding sequence ATGGCAGTGGAAGCACAGCGAAGCAGGTCGACGGGCGCCGCCAGGCGGCCGTCGCGCATCATGCCTTCCTTCGTGTCGAAAATCACGGTGCCGATGCGCCGGTTCCTCGGCCACCACATCTTTTCCAGCCTGACGCGGCGTATCCTCTTCCTCAACCTTGCCGGCCTGGCTGTCCTGGTCACCGGCATCCTCTACCTCAACACCTTCCGCGACGGGCTGATCGACGCGCGCGTGGAAAGTCTGATGACGCAAGGCGAGATCATCGCCGGCGCCATCGCGGCGTCGGCGACGGTCGAGACGGATTCGATCAGCATCGACCCGGAAAAGCTGCTCGAGCTGCAGGCCGGCGAAAGCCTGGGACCTGGCTCTGACCAGCTCGACAATCTGGATTTTCCGATCAACCCAGAGCGCGTGGCGCCGGTGTTGCGGCGGCTGATCTCACCGACCCGCACCCGTGCCCGCATCTACGACCGCGATGCCAACCTGCTATTGGATTCGCGCCATCTCTATTCGCGCGGTCAGATCCTGCGCTACGACCTGCCGCCGGTGGAAGAGGAAGAGCCCGACCTCGTCGAGCGCATCCAGAAGTTCATCTTCGACTTCTTCCGCAACACTGACCTGCCGGTCTATCATGAGCAGCCTGGCGGCAACGGCGCCGCCTTCCCCGAAGTGGTCAAGGCGCTTACCGGCAGCCCGTCGACCATCGTGCGCGTCTCCGAGCAGGGCGAGCAGATCGTCTCAGTGGCGGTGCCGATCCAGCGTTTTCGCGCCGTTCTCGGTGTGCTGATGCTGTCGACCGAAGGCGGCGACATCGACAAGATCGTCGCCGCCGAACGCAAGGCGATCCTGCGCGTCTTCGGCATCGCGGCGCTCGTCACCGCCATCCTGTCCATGCTCCTGGCCTCCACCATCGCCAACCCGCTGCGCCGGCTGTCCGCCGCTGCCGTACGGGTCAGGCGCGGCGTCAAGAGCCGCGAGGAAATCCCCGACTTTTCCGACCGCCAGGACGAGATCGGCAATCTGTCGGTCGCCGTGCGCGACATGACCAACGCGCTCTATGCGCGCATCGAGGCGATCGAGAGTTTCGCCGCCGATGTGTCGCATGAGCTGAAGAACCCGCTGACGTCGCTGCGCAGTGCCGTCGAAACATTGCCGCTCGCGAAGAACGACACCTCACGCGCACGTCTGATGGAGATCATCCAGCATGACGTCAAACGGCTGGACCGTCTCATCACCGACATTTCCGACGCCTCCCGCCTCGACGCGGAACTGGCGCGCGAAGATGCCGGCACCGTCGACCTGAAGAAATTCGTCACCGACCTCGTCGCTGTTTCGCGTGAAACGACGCGCAACAAGAAGGCGGTCGAGATCGAGCTCAAGATTGCCAAGCTGCCGCAGGGCGCCAAGGGCTATGTCGTCGTCGGCCATGATCTGCGCATCGGCCAGGTCATCACCAACCTGATCGAGAACGCCCGCTCGTTCGTGCCCGAGGACCATGGCCACATCAGCCTGTCGCTGGGGCGCGCCGGCAAGTTCAACATCCTGACCATCGACGACAATGGCCCCGGCATCCGCGCCGACAACATCGACCGCATCTTCGAACGCTTCTATACCGATCGGCCCGCCGGCGAGGCGTTCGGCCAGAATTCGGGGCTTGGCCTGTCGATCTCCAGGCAGATCGTCGAGGCCCATGGCGGCACGCTGACCGCCGAAAACATCCCCGGCACCAAGCCCGGCGAGATCAAGGGTGCGCGCTTCGTCGTGACGCTGCCGGCCGAGGGATGA
- a CDS encoding response regulator transcription factor: MATIALVDDDRNILTSVSIALESEGYRVETYTDGASALEGLAARPPNLAILDIKMPRMDGMELLRRMRQKSDLPVIFLTSKDDEIDELFGLKMGADDFIRKPFSQRLLVERVRAVLRRASAREAAAKAPSQQARSLERGQLVMDQERHTCTWKGEPVTLTVTEFLILHSLAQRPGVVKSRDALMDSAYDEQVYVDDRTIDSHIKRLRKKFKAVDDDFEMIETLYGVGYRFREA, from the coding sequence ATGGCAACAATCGCGCTTGTCGATGACGACCGCAACATTCTGACATCGGTGTCGATCGCCCTCGAATCCGAGGGGTATCGTGTCGAGACCTATACGGATGGTGCGTCCGCGCTGGAAGGCCTGGCGGCCCGGCCGCCGAACCTCGCCATCCTCGACATCAAGATGCCGCGCATGGACGGCATGGAACTTCTGCGCCGGATGCGCCAGAAATCCGACCTGCCGGTGATCTTCCTGACCTCCAAGGACGACGAGATCGATGAATTGTTCGGCCTCAAGATGGGCGCCGACGACTTCATCCGCAAACCGTTCTCGCAGCGCCTGCTGGTCGAGCGGGTGCGCGCGGTTTTGCGCCGGGCCAGCGCCCGCGAGGCCGCGGCAAAAGCGCCCAGCCAGCAGGCCCGCTCGCTCGAGCGCGGCCAACTCGTGATGGACCAGGAACGCCATACCTGCACTTGGAAAGGCGAGCCGGTGACGCTCACCGTCACCGAGTTCCTGATCCTGCATTCGCTGGCGCAACGCCCCGGTGTGGTAAAAAGCCGTGATGCGCTGATGGATTCGGCTTATGATGAGCAGGTCTATGTCGATGACCGCACGATCGACAGCCACATCAAGCGGCTGCGCAAGAAGTTCAAGGCCGTCGACGACGACTTCGAGATGATCGAAACCCTTTACGGAGTCGGATACCGGTTCCGCGAAGCATAA
- the tsaE gene encoding tRNA (adenosine(37)-N6)-threonylcarbamoyltransferase complex ATPase subunit type 1 TsaE translates to MTEPVLERLLADETLTARLGEDLALALRVGDVLALEGDLGAGKSTLARALIRTLADDAGLEVPSPTFTLVQSYDTRIPVHHFDLYRLSSASELDELGFEEALVQGAALVEWPERADGYLPKTTVLIELVQDGEGRLARLSGHGATFDRVARSLAMRDFLESAGWGQAQRRHFIGDASARSYEIVSLAGEAPRVLMNSPRLVLGPPVRDGKPYAVIAHTAQSVSAFVAIDRALLAAGVAVPRIDAQDLDQGFLLLEHLGSESFLDGNGEPVAERYEAAAELLAMMHGKTWPHRMEAAPGVVHDVPPFDRDAMLIEADLLIDWYVPAISGEPASDELRSGYHRTWNALLERLKGSEYTLMLRDFHSPNIIWRGERSGLDRLGIVDVQDALIGPAAYDVASLAMDARVTMAPEIEKRTLDAYVAARHAAGDFDEAGFLEAYAIMAAQRNSKILGIFVRLEKRDGKPYYLRHLPRIRDYLRRALSHPALADLRDFYSAHGLLEERAL, encoded by the coding sequence ATGACGGAACCGGTGCTGGAGCGTTTGCTCGCCGACGAGACCCTGACAGCGCGGCTGGGCGAGGATCTGGCGCTGGCGCTGCGCGTGGGCGACGTGCTGGCGCTCGAGGGCGATCTCGGCGCAGGCAAGTCGACGCTGGCAAGAGCACTCATCCGGACGCTGGCCGACGATGCCGGTCTCGAAGTGCCGAGCCCGACCTTCACGCTGGTGCAGAGCTACGACACACGCATCCCGGTCCATCATTTCGATCTCTACCGCCTGTCCTCGGCGTCCGAACTGGACGAACTCGGCTTCGAGGAGGCGCTGGTGCAAGGTGCCGCCCTGGTCGAATGGCCGGAACGGGCTGACGGCTATCTGCCCAAGACGACGGTGCTGATCGAACTCGTCCAGGATGGCGAGGGCCGGCTGGCCCGACTGTCGGGGCATGGCGCGACCTTCGACCGTGTCGCGCGCTCGCTGGCCATGCGCGACTTCCTCGAGAGTGCCGGATGGGGGCAAGCGCAGCGCCGGCATTTCATCGGCGACGCCTCGGCCCGTTCGTACGAGATCGTCTCGCTTGCCGGCGAGGCGCCGCGCGTGCTGATGAACTCGCCGCGGCTGGTGCTCGGCCCTCCCGTGCGCGACGGCAAGCCCTATGCCGTGATCGCCCACACCGCGCAGTCGGTGTCCGCCTTCGTCGCCATCGACCGTGCGCTGCTGGCCGCCGGGGTCGCGGTGCCCAGGATCGACGCACAGGATCTCGACCAGGGTTTCCTGCTGCTCGAGCACCTGGGCTCGGAAAGCTTCCTCGACGGCAATGGTGAGCCGGTTGCCGAACGTTACGAGGCGGCAGCCGAACTGCTTGCCATGATGCACGGCAAGACCTGGCCGCACCGGATGGAAGCGGCTCCAGGCGTCGTCCATGACGTGCCGCCCTTCGATCGTGACGCCATGCTGATCGAGGCGGACCTACTGATCGACTGGTACGTGCCGGCGATATCGGGCGAGCCGGCGAGCGACGAACTGCGGTCCGGCTACCACAGGACATGGAACGCGCTTCTCGAGCGGCTCAAGGGCAGCGAATACACGCTGATGCTGCGCGACTTCCACTCGCCCAACATCATCTGGCGCGGCGAGCGGTCCGGCCTCGACCGGCTCGGCATCGTCGACGTCCAGGACGCGCTGATCGGGCCCGCCGCCTATGACGTCGCCTCGCTTGCCATGGACGCGCGCGTCACCATGGCACCCGAGATCGAGAAGCGGACGCTCGATGCCTATGTCGCCGCGCGTCATGCAGCGGGCGACTTCGATGAAGCAGGCTTCCTCGAAGCCTATGCAATCATGGCCGCACAACGCAATTCCAAGATTCTGGGCATTTTCGTGCGCCTCGAAAAACGTGACGGCAAGCCCTATTATCTCAGGCACCTGCCGCGCATCCGCGACTATCTCAGGCGGGCGCTGTCGCACCCCGCGCTCGCCGACCTGCGGGACTTCTACAGCGCGCACGGGCTGCTGGAGGAACGAGCGCTGTGA